In Chryseobacterium sp., the genomic window AGGTCATTGTAAAAAATATCATGGAGATAAACTTCAGTGAGTGTTCTGCCGGGCCTTCACTCATAATGCGGAAAAGCTCTTCATAGCCCACAATATACATGAACATAAAATGGGAGATGACCAGGGAAATAAAAAGAAATACGGACCATTTGGTGAGTCTTTTTCTGATTTTTTCAGCATCCCATTCCTGTCGGTCAAGTTTCATTTGTTTGTTCCGGTCCCCTTCGATCCAATATTCGATTTTGCGGAAGACCATTTCCATAAAAAGCGTTTGAGGACACAGCCATCCGCAGAATATTCTCCCGAAAACCACTGTAAACAGCATGACAAAGATTACTGAAGTTACTGCTCCCAGCGCAAGGATAAAGAAATCCTGAAGGTAAAATGGCTGTCCCAAAATGAAAAACCTTCTGTCAATAACATTGATTAGCAGAAAAGGATTGTTATTGATCTTCACAAAAGGGAGTCCGAAAAATAAGGCAAGCAGAAAATAGCTGGTATAATCCCTGTAATTGGTATATTTTCCTTTGGGTTTCCGGGGGAATATCCATTTCCTTTTTCCGGTTTCATCCATTGTTCCTACTGAATTTCTAAAATCTTCATTTTCAATTTCTAAAGATTTGATATGGTTGGAATCTGCACTCATGCTGTATGCTATAAAAGTATTATAATGATATTAATGCAAGGTCAGGATTATTTTTCGGGCTGTTTTTTCAGATGAAAAAAAATGACTGATCCTGCTTCTGCAAAGCTCCGGATTATATGCTTTTACTCCTAATATGATCCACTTCAAAAATAGGACAATTAGGACATTGTGTTTGTAAAAGTTTAATGGATCAAATTGATAAAATAACTTTGAAACCTATTGCTCATGTTGTAAATTGCAGGCTTAAAAATGGAATATGAAGAATATCTGTAAAATAGGACTGATTGGTTTGGTTTTCGCATTGGTAAACTGCCAATCAGCAAATTATAGTAAAATGTTTTATGAAGGTGTACAGCCGGAAAAAGTTTCGGATAAGTTTAGTTTTACAGAAGGCCCGTCAGCAGATGAGGAAGGAAACGTATATTTTACAGACCAGCCTAATGATAAGATCTATTATTGGGACTGGAAGACCAACCAGATCATTGAATTTTTAAATAAAACGGGAAGGGCAAACGGGACCCACTTTGATAAAGACGGCTATTTGATTACCTGTTCAGATGATCAGGGAGAGATCTGGAAAATATCGAAAGATAAAAAAGTAGAGGTGATTGTAAAAGGATTTGAAGGAAAGAGATTGAATGGCCCTAATGATGTCTGGAATGATGCAGTGGGAGGGATGTACTTTACAGATCCTTTGTACGAAAGAGACTACTGGATAGATTTTAAACAGGAATTACTGCACAAAAGTCTTTATTACAGAAGCAAAGATGGGAAAACCATGAAGCTGGAAACTTTTACACAGCCCAATGGAATTGTGGGCAGTGAGAAATTGAAAAAATTATACCTTTCCGATATTGATGCCGGAAAAACATATGTTTATGATATCCTGGGTGATGGAAAATTATCCGAGAAAAAACTGTTTTGTGAAATGGGATCAGATGGGATGGTTTTGGATAAACACGGTAACCTTTATCTGACAGGAAACGGAGTTCATATTTTTAACCGTGACGGTAAGAAGATCTATCATATTCAGATTCCTGAAAAATGGACCTCCAATGTAACCTTTGGCGGAAAAAATAATGATGTTTTATTCATTACAGCTTCAAGGTCTGTTTATACTTTTCCGACAAAAGTGAGAGGGATAAAGTAGTTGCAGCTATAACTATTTTTTACCCCAACAGTCACAAAGTTTTTTATATCGAAACACTTAAGTACATTTAAAATCATCCTGCACAAAGTATATATTAAGAAGAAAATCAAAGATTTTCAAGAAACTTATGTGACCTTTTATGCGCAAATCTTGGCTCTTAAAATCACTAAAGTATTTAACTTTTGTGACTTTTGTGGTTAATAAATTGAGTCCTGAGTTTTTAATAAGCAACCTCCATTTTGCTTTTTTGCTTTTCATTCTGATACAATTAAGTACGTTTAAAAGCATCATGTACAAGGCTAATATAAAGAAGAAAATCAAAGATTTTCAAGAAACTTAAGTGAACTTTTACGTGGAAATCTTGGCTCTTAAAATCACTAAAGTGTTTAACTTTTGTGACTTTTGTGGTTTATAAATTGAGTCCTGAGTTTTTAATAAGCAACCTCCATTTTGCTTTTCATTTTGGTACAATTAAATACGTTTAAAAGCATCATGCACAAAGTATATATTAAGAAGAAAATCAAAGATTTTCAAGAAACTTATGTGAACTTTTACGCGTCGATCTTGGCTCTTAAAATCACTAAAGTGTTTAACTTTTGTGACTTTTGTGGTTTATAAATTGATTCCTGAGTTTTTAATAAGCAACCTCCATTTTGCTTTTCATTCTGGTACAATTAAATACGTTTAAAAGCATCATGCACAAAGTATATATTAAGAAGAAAATCAAAGATTTTCAAGAAACTTATGTGAACTTTTATGCGCAAATCTTGGCTCTTAAAATCACTAAAGTGTTTAACTTTTGTGACTTTTGTGGTTTATAAATTGATTCCTGAGTTTTTTAATAAGCAACCTCCATTTTGCTTTTCATTCTGATACAATTAAATACGTTTAAAAGCATCATGCACAAAGTTAATATAAAGAAGAAAATCAAAGATTTTCAAGAAACTTACGTGAACTTTTACGCGTCGATCTTGGCTCTTAAAATCACTAAAGTGTTTAACTGCTTTTGTGACTTTTGTGGTTTATAAATTGAGTCCTGAGTTTTTTAATAAGCAACCTCCATTTTGCTTTTCATTCTGATACAATTAAATACGTTTAAAAGCATCATGCACAAAGTTAATATAAAGAAGAAAATCAAAGATTTTCAAGAAACTTACGTGAACTTTTACGCGTCGATCTTGGCTCTTAAAATCACTAAAGTGTTTAACTGCTTTTGTGACTTTTGTGGTTTATAAATTGAGTCCTGAGTTTTTAATAAGCAACCTCCATTTTTACCTTTTTGCCTTTCAGCTTTTCATGCTGAAGCTTTCTTAAAACAGCATTCACTTTATTTCTGGCCACTGCAACGTATGATGTGGTATCTTTCACTTCGATAGCCCCCACATCTTCTTTTTGTAATTCTCCTTTTTTAAGCAAGTAGCCAACAATGTCAACCTTATTTACTTTATCCTTTTTTCCGGCACTGATATAAATGGTTTGGAAAGGGGTCTTCTCAGGAATTTTATTGAATCCTGTAACACTTTCTTCCGGGGTGTTGTTTTTGATGAATGGAAAATTTTCTTCCGCAGTCATGATCAGGTAAGCAAAACCTTTTGCGTTCATCCTGGCAGTACGGCCGTTTCTGTGAATAAAAGCATCTTCTTTGGGAGGCAATTGATAATGAACGATGGATTCAACTTCGGGAACATCTAAACCTCTTGATGCCAGATCTGTCGTAATTAAAATTCTTGCGGAATCATTTCGGAACTTCAATAAAGCACGTTCTCTTTCATCTTGTTCCATTCCGCCATGAAAAGTTTCTCTGTCGATTCCTTTTTCGCGTAAGAGTTCAGAGATTCTGTCAACTGCTTCACGGTGATTGCAGAAAATCAGTGTTCTTTTGTTTCCAATTTTACAGATCAGATTAAAAAGCGTATCCAGCTTTTCTTCAGAAATGGTCATTACTTTTCGCAATTGAATATCCGGTTTTACTTCGCTTAATTTTAGAAAATCAACGAGCTTTTCATTTTTTAATCCTGTAAATTTTGGAATTTCATCCATTGCTGTTGCAGAAGTCAGGATGCGTTGTGACAGGCCTTTCAAAGAATTCGAGATGAATTCCATATCTTCATGGAAGCCTAGTTCTAAAGCCTTGTCAAACTCATCTAAAACTAAAGTCTGAATTGTTTTCGGATCAAAATTATTATTTCTTAAGTGGTAAACAACCCTTCCCGGAGTTCCTATTAAAACTGCAGGAGCTTCAATTAAATTGTTGACCTCAATTTTTTTGTCATGACCTCCGTAGCAGACAGAAACCTTAAAATCTGTTCCCATTGCTTTGAAAACCTGTTCAATCTGTAAAGCTAATTCTCTTGCCGGAACTAAAATCAATGTCTGAATTCCTGTAGTATCTTTTTTCAGGTTTCTAAGAACCGGAAATAAAAAAGCAAGTGTTTTCCCTGAGCCTGTAGGTGAGAGCAAAACAACATCTTGTTTGTTTTCTGTAGCTTTATAGGTAGATTTCTGCATTTGATTCATATCCTGAATCTGCAGTTTCTGATAGATTGATTGTAGTTCCATGGTGCAAAGGTAGTGAATTTAGGCGGGGTTGAGAGTGAGGGTATGAGGAAGTTGGTTGTGCTGGTTGAGCGGTTTAAAGTTTTAGTTTCTATTTCTAATCTCATGTCTTGTGTCTTGGCTCTTGGTTCTTCCATAAATACTGATATTCAATTACTTAATAAGATCTCCCGGAAATAAAAAACTATTGCTTATCTTAAATAAAATTCATATCTTTGCACCCACTTTTTGTGTGAAAGGTTTGAAAGGTAAATTATTAAAAATTAATTACTTCCGTATTTTTTAGATTCACATTTATTCAGACCGCTAAAAAAGAAGGAATACAAATTTTATTAGAAAATGTCAAAAGAGACAAATTCAGCAGAGGTTTTATTAAACCAAAACGTAGCACCGGAACAATTTGATTGGGATTCATTCGAATCAGGTCTTGATGCAGATGCGAGAAAAGAAAAAAGCGATTTAGAAGAAATCTACAACGGATCTTTAAACAACTTAGACGATAACGACGTTCTAATTGGTAAAGTAGTAAGATTAACTGACAAAGAAGCTATCGTAGACATCAACTTCAAATCTGAAGGTGTTATCTCTCTAAATGAATTCCGTTACAACCAAGGCCTGAAAGTAGGTGATGAGGTAGAAGTAATGGTGGACAAGAGAGAAGACAAAACTGGTCAGTTACAGTTATCTCACAGAAAAGCAAGAACGCTTAAAGCTTGGGATAAAGTAAACGAACTTCACGAAACTGGTGAAATCGTTAACGGTTTTGTTAAATCCAGAACTAAAGGAGGTATGATCGTTGACGTTCACGGAATCGAAGCATTCTTACCTGGTTCTCAAATTGACGTTAAGCCAATTAAAGATTACGATCAGTTCGTAGGAAAAACTATGGAGTTCAAAGTTGTGAAAATCAACCCTGAGTTCAAAAACGTAGTAGTATCTCACAAAGCATTGATCGAAGCAGATATCGAAGGTCAGAAAAAAGAAATCATCGCTCAGCTTGAAAAAGGCCAGGTTCTTGAAGGTACTGTTAAGAATATTACTTCTTACGGTGTATTCATTGACTTAGGAGGTGTTGATGGATTGATCCACATTACAGACCTTTCTTGGTCTAGAGTGAACCACCCATCTGAAATCCTTGAGGACGGACAAACTGTTAAAGTTGTAATCCTTGACTTTGATGATGAGAAAACAAGAATCCAGTTAGGTATGAAGCAGTTAGAAGCTCATCCTTGGGATGCTCTTTCTGCTGACTTAAAAGTAGGTGACAAAGTAAAAGGAAAAGTAGTAGTTCTTGCTGACTATGGTGCATTCGTAGAAATCGCTCCAGGGGTAGAAGGATTAATCCACGTTTCTGAAATGTCTTGGTCTACTCACTTAAGATCTGCTGGTGACTTTGTAAAAGTAGGTGATGAAGTAGAAGCTGAAGTATTAACTTTA contains:
- a CDS encoding SMP-30/gluconolactonase/LRE family protein, whose protein sequence is MKNICKIGLIGLVFALVNCQSANYSKMFYEGVQPEKVSDKFSFTEGPSADEEGNVYFTDQPNDKIYYWDWKTNQIIEFLNKTGRANGTHFDKDGYLITCSDDQGEIWKISKDKKVEVIVKGFEGKRLNGPNDVWNDAVGGMYFTDPLYERDYWIDFKQELLHKSLYYRSKDGKTMKLETFTQPNGIVGSEKLKKLYLSDIDAGKTYVYDILGDGKLSEKKLFCEMGSDGMVLDKHGNLYLTGNGVHIFNRDGKKIYHIQIPEKWTSNVTFGGKNNDVLFITASRSVYTFPTKVRGIK
- a CDS encoding DEAD/DEAH box helicase → MELQSIYQKLQIQDMNQMQKSTYKATENKQDVVLLSPTGSGKTLAFLFPVLRNLKKDTTGIQTLILVPARELALQIEQVFKAMGTDFKVSVCYGGHDKKIEVNNLIEAPAVLIGTPGRVVYHLRNNNFDPKTIQTLVLDEFDKALELGFHEDMEFISNSLKGLSQRILTSATAMDEIPKFTGLKNEKLVDFLKLSEVKPDIQLRKVMTISEEKLDTLFNLICKIGNKRTLIFCNHREAVDRISELLREKGIDRETFHGGMEQDERERALLKFRNDSARILITTDLASRGLDVPEVESIVHYQLPPKEDAFIHRNGRTARMNAKGFAYLIMTAEENFPFIKNNTPEESVTGFNKIPEKTPFQTIYISAGKKDKVNKVDIVGYLLKKGELQKEDVGAIEVKDTTSYVAVARNKVNAVLRKLQHEKLKGKKVKMEVAY
- the rpsA gene encoding 30S ribosomal protein S1 translates to MSKETNSAEVLLNQNVAPEQFDWDSFESGLDADARKEKSDLEEIYNGSLNNLDDNDVLIGKVVRLTDKEAIVDINFKSEGVISLNEFRYNQGLKVGDEVEVMVDKREDKTGQLQLSHRKARTLKAWDKVNELHETGEIVNGFVKSRTKGGMIVDVHGIEAFLPGSQIDVKPIKDYDQFVGKTMEFKVVKINPEFKNVVVSHKALIEADIEGQKKEIIAQLEKGQVLEGTVKNITSYGVFIDLGGVDGLIHITDLSWSRVNHPSEILEDGQTVKVVILDFDDEKTRIQLGMKQLEAHPWDALSADLKVGDKVKGKVVVLADYGAFVEIAPGVEGLIHVSEMSWSTHLRSAGDFVKVGDEVEAEVLTLDREERKISLGIKQLSKDPWENIEAKYPVGSQHVGTVRNFTNFGVFVELEEGIDGLIYISDLSWTKKIKHPSEFCAVGDKLDVVVLELDIQARRLSLGHKQLTENPWDKFETKYAEGTIHAGKAVEVHDKGASVQFEDAEVEAFCPSRLLEKEDGSKIKKGEDAEFKVIEFNKEFKRVVVSHTGIFRDEEKKNVKESSSRNVSSSSNNEERSTLGDIDALAELKRKMEEGK